A DNA window from Sediminitomix flava contains the following coding sequences:
- the yidC gene encoding membrane protein insertase YidC yields the protein MENNKQTLGFILITAMLGVYMFWFAPEPVEQPDNAVQETTSVVSETATETTESNNTITLSDSALQNQYGLFAEGVQGTEKDIVLENNDVKVILSTKGGTVKEVLLKNFTDQHDNTLKLITEESSNISEVVTTDKWGEVDLNKLYYQVSSSNSNEVTFTLRAGDKPVLNRTYRLESEGFIIQYENEFAALKPYVTKEAVTFRWVDHMRLVESDMKQSRMRSTVNYYATDDSFDYLSQNPTGDDQVIVDKPLRWVSMKQKFFNSSIITDKQFNNADLAWTVNEKDTSVVKTGDVQLSVPFADFKDGNIRFYFGPNDYDICDEVTPGFEQNVYLGWGIFGWMNRIAFIPLFKILASYISNYGVVIFIMVLLIKSILFPLTYKSYLSMAKTKVLKPQIDEIKERVGEDDPQKVQMETMKLYQQVGVNPLSGCIPMLFQMPIFLALYNLFPNALPLRHQSFLWAEDLTTYDSILNLPFEIPFYGDHVSLFTLLMTASTLIYTHLNNKMNAGMQAQQGPMKAMSYVMPVMFLFVLNGFAAALTYYYFVSNLITISQQTLAKRFINEDKILAKLEENKKRNASGNKKKSGFQVRLQEAMKAAQEQQEAQNKKKKGGKK from the coding sequence ATGGAGAATAATAAACAAACCTTAGGTTTTATTCTGATCACAGCAATGCTGGGGGTTTATATGTTCTGGTTTGCTCCAGAGCCTGTAGAACAACCAGACAATGCCGTACAGGAGACAACCTCAGTTGTGTCAGAAACAGCTACAGAAACAACAGAAAGCAACAATACGATTACTTTGAGTGATTCAGCTTTGCAAAACCAATACGGTTTGTTTGCTGAGGGGGTTCAAGGAACGGAGAAAGACATTGTACTTGAAAATAATGATGTAAAAGTAATTTTGAGTACAAAAGGTGGTACAGTTAAAGAAGTGCTTCTTAAAAACTTTACTGACCAGCATGACAATACACTTAAGTTGATTACAGAGGAAAGTAGCAATATTTCTGAAGTAGTGACTACTGATAAGTGGGGTGAAGTTGACCTAAACAAACTTTATTATCAAGTATCATCTTCAAATTCAAACGAGGTTACATTCACGCTTAGAGCAGGTGATAAGCCAGTTTTGAACAGAACTTACCGTTTGGAAAGTGAAGGTTTTATCATTCAATATGAGAATGAGTTTGCAGCTTTAAAACCATACGTGACTAAAGAAGCAGTGACATTCCGTTGGGTAGATCATATGCGTTTGGTTGAGTCTGACATGAAGCAAAGCCGTATGCGTTCTACTGTAAACTATTACGCAACAGACGATAGCTTTGATTACTTGTCACAAAACCCGACAGGAGATGATCAAGTGATTGTTGATAAGCCTTTGAGATGGGTGAGTATGAAGCAGAAATTCTTCAACTCTTCGATCATTACAGATAAGCAATTCAACAATGCAGACCTAGCTTGGACTGTAAACGAAAAAGATACTTCAGTTGTAAAGACTGGTGATGTTCAGCTTTCAGTGCCATTCGCAGATTTTAAAGATGGAAACATCAGATTCTACTTCGGTCCAAACGATTATGATATCTGTGACGAAGTAACTCCAGGTTTTGAACAAAACGTATATTTGGGTTGGGGGATTTTTGGTTGGATGAACCGAATTGCATTCATTCCTCTATTCAAAATTTTAGCTTCATATATTTCAAACTATGGTGTAGTTATTTTCATCATGGTATTGTTGATCAAATCAATCCTTTTCCCATTGACTTACAAGTCTTACTTGTCGATGGCAAAAACAAAGGTATTGAAACCTCAAATTGATGAGATCAAAGAAAGAGTAGGAGAGGATGATCCTCAGAAGGTACAAATGGAAACAATGAAGTTATACCAACAAGTTGGTGTAAATCCATTGAGTGGGTGTATTCCTATGTTATTCCAAATGCCTATTTTCTTGGCATTGTATAACCTATTCCCGAATGCCTTGCCTTTGAGACACCAAAGTTTCCTTTGGGCTGAAGATTTGACAACTTATGATTCAATCTTGAATTTACCATTCGAGATTCCATTCTACGGAGATCACGTTTCATTGTTCACTTTATTGATGACTGCTTCAACACTTATCTACACTCACCTTAATAACAAGATGAATGCAGGTATGCAAGCACAGCAAGGGCCAATGAAAGCAATGTCTTATGTAATGCCAGTGATGTTCTTATTCGTATTGAACGGATTCGCAGCAGCCTTGACATACTACTACTTCGTATCAAACTTGATTACAATTTCTCAACAAACTTTGGCTAAAAGATTTATCAACGAAGATAAAATCTTGGCTAAATTGGAAGAGAACAAAAAACGTAATGCAAGTGGAAACAAGAAGAAATCAGGTTTCCAAGTTCGTCTTCAAGAAGCAATGAAAGCAGCTCAAGAGCAGCAAGAAGCACAAAACAAGAAGAAAAAAGGCGGAAAGAAATAA
- a CDS encoding CTP synthase codes for MSSETKYIFVTGGVASSLGKGIISASLGKLLQARGYSVTIQKFDPYLNVDPGTMNPYEHGECYVTDDGAETDLDLGHYERFLNVPTSQSNNVTTGRIYYNVIKNEREGHYLGKTVQVIPHITDEIKNNFYKVAEKGNYDIVITEIGGCVGDIEALPFLEAVRQAKLELGSQRAMNIHLTLVPYLSAAGELKTKPTQHSVKQLQEAGIQPDVLVCRTEHPIDSGMRKKLSLFCNVQLEAVIESRDAETIYDVPLLMRKEKLDEIVMKKFALPMDKEPDLSKWKHFLGKLKNPTTDVKIVVVGKYVELQDAYKSIAESFVHAGAMNEAKVSVEWLKAELLVDTENLEKYLGEADGILVAPGFGERGMEGKINACSFAREHKIPFFGICLGMQASVIAFARDVVGLKDANSSEMEPETKNPVIDLMEEQKTIKQMGGTMRLGAYPCKLKKGTLAHKIYGKSEVSERHRHRWEFNNNYIEAFEKAGMLASGINPETGLVEIVEIEDHPFYVGAQFHPELKSTVENPQPIFVSFIKAAIENKK; via the coding sequence ATGTCGTCGGAAACAAAGTACATTTTCGTAACAGGAGGGGTTGCCTCTTCATTAGGTAAAGGAATTATTTCAGCATCTCTTGGGAAGTTGCTTCAAGCAAGAGGGTATTCGGTCACTATCCAAAAATTTGACCCATACTTAAACGTTGACCCAGGAACAATGAATCCATACGAGCACGGTGAGTGCTATGTAACAGATGATGGTGCTGAAACCGATCTGGATCTGGGACACTACGAAAGATTCTTGAACGTACCGACTTCGCAGAGTAACAACGTTACTACTGGTCGTATTTACTATAATGTAATCAAGAACGAGCGTGAAGGACATTACTTAGGGAAAACAGTCCAAGTAATTCCTCATATCACAGACGAAATCAAAAACAATTTTTATAAAGTTGCAGAAAAAGGTAACTACGATATCGTAATTACTGAGATTGGTGGTTGTGTAGGTGATATCGAAGCACTACCATTCTTGGAAGCGGTTCGTCAAGCTAAATTGGAGTTGGGTAGCCAAAGAGCTATGAATATCCATTTGACGCTTGTGCCTTATTTGAGTGCTGCGGGTGAGTTGAAAACGAAGCCAACACAACACTCAGTAAAACAATTGCAAGAAGCAGGTATTCAGCCAGACGTATTGGTGTGTCGTACAGAACACCCAATCGATTCGGGTATGCGTAAAAAGCTTTCATTGTTCTGTAACGTACAGCTTGAAGCTGTGATTGAATCAAGAGATGCAGAGACAATCTATGATGTGCCATTGTTGATGCGTAAAGAAAAGCTTGATGAGATTGTAATGAAGAAATTCGCTTTGCCAATGGACAAAGAGCCAGATTTGTCAAAGTGGAAGCATTTCTTAGGTAAATTGAAAAACCCTACTACAGATGTGAAAATTGTAGTAGTTGGTAAATATGTAGAGTTACAAGATGCTTATAAATCAATTGCAGAAAGCTTTGTGCACGCAGGTGCTATGAACGAAGCAAAAGTTTCTGTAGAATGGTTGAAGGCAGAGTTGTTGGTGGACACTGAAAACTTAGAAAAGTATTTAGGTGAAGCTGATGGAATTCTTGTTGCACCAGGTTTTGGTGAGCGTGGTATGGAAGGAAAGATCAACGCATGTAGCTTTGCTCGTGAACACAAAATTCCATTCTTCGGTATCTGTTTAGGTATGCAAGCTTCAGTAATTGCATTTGCAAGAGACGTTGTAGGTCTAAAAGATGCGAACTCATCAGAAATGGAGCCAGAGACGAAAAACCCAGTGATTGATTTGATGGAAGAGCAAAAGACCATCAAACAAATGGGAGGTACAATGCGTCTTGGAGCTTACCCTTGTAAGTTGAAAAAAGGAACATTGGCACACAAAATTTATGGTAAATCAGAAGTAAGCGAAAGACACCGTCACAGATGGGAATTCAATAACAACTATATTGAGGCATTTGAAAAAGCTGGTATGCTTGCTTCGGGTATTAACCCAGAGACTGGATTGGTTGAAATCGTAGAGATTGAAGATCATCCATTCTATGTAGGAGCTCAATTCCACCCAGAATTGAAATCTACAGTAGAAAATCCACAGCCAATTTTTGTGTCTTTCATCAAAGCAGCAATCGAAAATAAGAAGTAA
- a CDS encoding NUDIX hydrolase, translating to MNFCSHCGSDALDFIIPEGDHLPRYVCSNCGTIHYQNPKLIVGCLPVYEGKVMLCRRAIEPRYGYWNLPAGFMESIETAEEGAKREVFEETGATVEIQRLHVVYSIPKVSHVYLHFLADIKDGYFVEKTAESLEVKLFDEKDIPWDEIAFHSTTFALQKYFENPEEKEVRIGSLVLNEE from the coding sequence ATGAACTTTTGTAGCCATTGTGGAAGCGATGCATTGGATTTTATTATACCAGAAGGAGATCATCTGCCAAGATACGTTTGTTCCAACTGCGGTACTATACATTATCAGAATCCTAAACTTATTGTAGGTTGTTTGCCTGTTTATGAAGGTAAGGTAATGCTTTGTAGAAGAGCAATCGAGCCAAGATATGGTTATTGGAACTTGCCCGCAGGCTTTATGGAAAGTATTGAAACGGCTGAAGAAGGAGCAAAACGTGAAGTTTTTGAAGAAACAGGAGCAACTGTGGAGATTCAAAGATTACATGTGGTTTATAGTATTCCGAAGGTTAGTCATGTGTATCTACATTTCTTAGCGGATATCAAAGATGGTTACTTTGTCGAGAAAACAGCTGAGAGTTTGGAAGTGAAATTATTTGACGAAAAGGATATTCCTTGGGACGAAATAGCCTTCCATTCAACGACCTTTGCACTTCAAAAATATTTTGAAAACCCTGAGGAAAAGGAAGTTCGTATAGGGTCTTTGGTACTTAACGAAGAATAA
- a CDS encoding NADP-dependent malic enzyme: protein MAKDKIRKQDALDYHQLGTPGKIEVIPTKPTNTQRDLALAYSPGVAVPCEAIAANKEDVYKYTAKGNLVAVISNGTAVLGLGDIGPEASKPVMEGKGLLFKIFAGIDVFDIEVDATDVDEFCKVVKALEPTFGGINLEDIKAPDCFEIEKRLKEEMNIPVMHDDQHGTAIISGAALLNALEIAEKKIEDVKIVVSGAGASAITCVKLFIDLGAKKENVIICDSRGVIRADRDNLSGNKKEFATALDFHQLEDAIQDADVFLGLSKGDLMTPDMLLKMNNNPIVFALANPDPEIAYDLAIDTREDIIMATGRSDHPNQVNNVLGFPFIFRGALDVRATAINEEMKLAAVKAIARLTKEQVPDAVLKAYHKDKMSFGRDYIIPKPMDPRLLTTVAPAVAKAAMDSGVAQFEIDDWEAYKEELEKRMGKEDYVIRSLMNKARQKPKRIVMPEAHDPRILKAAQIVSDEGLAKPVLLGKISLIRKLAADMKIDIDGIEIIDPRSEGNKENREKYAQMFYDIRKRKGVNEFEARDAMNRRNYYGAMMIENSDADGLVTGLSRQFSETLRPMLQIIGGEDGNRVSSMEVLLTKKGPLFLADTAIYRDPTAEQLAEITLQVSATVQREFDIEPHVALLSYSNFGSTEGKEPRKMREVLRLVKEAKPDLVIDGEIQPTFALNPETLKAQFPFTELIDNNVNVLIFPNLSAANISYKMAQEIGGVEGFGPVLLGMNRPVQLLDMSSDVQDIVNMVTMTVVDAQ, encoded by the coding sequence ATGGCTAAAGACAAAATTAGGAAGCAAGATGCCCTTGATTACCATCAATTGGGTACTCCTGGTAAAATAGAAGTTATCCCTACCAAACCGACCAATACACAAAGAGATTTAGCACTTGCATACTCTCCTGGTGTAGCCGTTCCTTGTGAAGCAATTGCTGCCAATAAAGAAGATGTATATAAATATACTGCAAAAGGAAATCTTGTAGCCGTGATTTCCAATGGTACTGCAGTGTTAGGGCTTGGGGATATCGGACCAGAAGCTTCTAAACCTGTAATGGAAGGGAAAGGATTGTTATTTAAGATCTTTGCAGGTATTGATGTATTTGATATTGAAGTAGATGCTACCGATGTTGATGAATTCTGTAAAGTAGTGAAAGCCTTAGAGCCTACTTTCGGTGGTATCAACCTAGAAGATATTAAAGCTCCAGACTGTTTCGAAATTGAGAAGCGCCTTAAAGAAGAAATGAATATTCCTGTCATGCACGACGACCAGCATGGTACAGCTATTATTTCTGGTGCAGCTCTTCTTAATGCCTTAGAAATTGCGGAAAAGAAGATAGAAGATGTAAAAATTGTAGTTTCGGGTGCAGGAGCTTCTGCAATTACCTGTGTAAAACTATTTATTGATTTAGGAGCTAAAAAAGAAAATGTAATTATCTGTGATAGCCGCGGTGTAATTCGTGCAGACAGAGATAACCTTTCTGGAAATAAAAAAGAATTTGCTACAGCACTAGATTTTCATCAGTTAGAAGATGCGATTCAAGACGCTGATGTATTCTTAGGACTTTCTAAAGGTGACTTGATGACACCTGATATGCTATTGAAAATGAATAATAATCCAATCGTTTTCGCTTTAGCAAACCCTGATCCTGAGATTGCATACGATCTTGCCATCGATACACGTGAAGATATTATTATGGCAACAGGTCGTTCTGACCATCCTAACCAAGTAAATAACGTATTAGGATTCCCATTCATTTTCCGTGGTGCACTAGACGTTCGTGCAACTGCAATTAATGAGGAAATGAAATTGGCTGCCGTAAAAGCCATTGCTCGTCTGACGAAAGAGCAAGTGCCTGATGCTGTATTGAAAGCATATCATAAAGATAAAATGTCTTTCGGAAGAGATTATATTATTCCGAAACCAATGGACCCTCGTTTGTTGACAACTGTAGCTCCTGCCGTAGCTAAAGCTGCTATGGATTCTGGTGTTGCTCAATTTGAAATAGACGATTGGGAAGCATACAAAGAAGAGCTAGAGAAACGTATGGGTAAAGAGGATTACGTAATCCGCTCACTCATGAACAAGGCAAGACAAAAACCAAAGCGTATTGTTATGCCTGAAGCTCATGACCCACGTATCTTGAAAGCTGCTCAGATTGTATCTGATGAAGGATTGGCAAAACCAGTTCTTCTAGGTAAAATCAGCTTGATTAGAAAATTAGCTGCGGATATGAAAATCGATATCGACGGTATTGAAATCATAGACCCTCGTTCGGAAGGAAATAAAGAAAATCGTGAGAAATATGCTCAGATGTTCTACGATATCCGTAAGCGAAAAGGTGTCAATGAATTTGAGGCTCGCGATGCCATGAACCGTAGAAACTACTATGGAGCCATGATGATTGAGAATAGTGATGCAGACGGTCTTGTAACAGGTCTTAGCCGTCAATTCTCTGAAACACTTCGTCCGATGCTTCAAATTATTGGTGGAGAAGATGGAAACAGAGTGTCATCAATGGAGGTACTTCTAACAAAGAAAGGTCCGCTTTTCCTTGCTGATACCGCTATTTACCGTGACCCTACTGCCGAGCAACTTGCTGAAATCACACTACAAGTGAGTGCTACCGTACAGCGTGAATTTGATATTGAGCCACATGTTGCACTTCTATCATATTCAAACTTTGGTAGTACAGAAGGTAAAGAGCCAAGAAAGATGCGTGAGGTGTTACGTTTAGTGAAAGAAGCAAAACCAGATTTGGTTATTGATGGTGAAATCCAGCCGACTTTCGCTTTAAATCCTGAAACGTTAAAAGCTCAGTTCCCATTCACAGAACTTATTGATAATAATGTGAATGTCTTGATTTTCCCTAACCTTTCTGCAGCCAATATTTCATATAAAATGGCTCAAGAAATTGGTGGTGTTGAAGGATTTGGACCTGTACTTTTAGGTATGAACCGTCCTGTACAGCTTCTTGACATGAGTTCAGATGTTCAAGACATTGTAAACATGGTTACAATGACTGTAGTAGACGCTCAATAA
- a CDS encoding winged helix-turn-helix transcriptional regulator, translated as MYKLEDKVYPCDTSLTMRFIGGKWKSVILIHLLDGTKRYNEIRKLIPTITERTLSLQLKQLEDDKLIIREVYTDKPPLKVEYKLTEFGKTLEPVLKSIADWGGVAAAIMENIELVEKGEKNNAKA; from the coding sequence ATGTATAAATTAGAAGATAAGGTTTATCCCTGCGATACAAGTTTGACAATGCGTTTTATTGGAGGAAAGTGGAAGTCTGTTATCCTTATACATTTACTTGATGGTACAAAAAGGTATAATGAAATCAGAAAACTAATTCCAACAATCACGGAACGTACGCTAAGTTTGCAATTGAAGCAACTAGAGGATGATAAATTGATTATCAGAGAAGTTTATACGGATAAACCGCCATTAAAAGTGGAGTATAAACTAACTGAGTTTGGAAAGACCTTGGAGCCTGTTTTAAAGTCTATTGCGGATTGGGGTGGGGTAGCTGCTGCAATTATGGAAAATATTGAGCTAGTAGAAAAAGGAGAAAAAAATAACGCTAAGGCTTAG
- a CDS encoding ABC transporter permease has protein sequence MEMIYNFGRLMLREWKMFRSNSVAVAIFIGAPIAYGLLFGFVYKQAKVTDLPITVLDYDNTPLSHKAIEMLEDNSYLEVVAFRENEHEKIKDLSSNDIVATVTIPKGFEADVMQKRYPEIQVDIDGANVVTANYANMGILTSLGTLKAGVEITALNKQGVPINTALEQYEPFKINTDRLYNGNSNYLTFMWPGIMGTIMQQVFLIVMALTFAKEFEEDSFDALAKQANHNPLMLLTVKSMPYWLLGVLLWGVLQWQFFPMFNMPTIAHEGALFLLVCVFMLSLTSIGTLFSWIFPSQLKATEFLMVIATPSFILSGFSWPLSEMPLAIQYVANCIPLTHFLTGFRKVLFYGARIDQITMEVTNLMIIGLVSGLLCLLLVSLKTKRMMKQENS, from the coding sequence ATGGAAATGATTTACAACTTTGGTCGGCTGATGCTCAGAGAGTGGAAGATGTTTCGCTCTAATAGTGTAGCGGTTGCTATTTTTATAGGAGCGCCAATAGCTTACGGATTATTGTTTGGTTTTGTCTATAAACAAGCCAAAGTAACAGATTTACCTATTACTGTTTTGGATTATGACAATACACCGCTAAGTCATAAGGCTATTGAAATGTTGGAAGATAATTCCTATTTGGAAGTAGTTGCTTTTCGTGAAAATGAACATGAGAAAATAAAGGACTTGAGTAGTAATGATATTGTAGCTACAGTGACAATTCCGAAAGGCTTTGAAGCCGATGTCATGCAAAAAAGGTATCCCGAAATTCAAGTAGATATAGATGGAGCAAACGTTGTGACCGCAAACTATGCGAATATGGGTATTCTGACTTCTTTAGGTACGCTAAAAGCAGGAGTTGAGATTACAGCCCTGAATAAACAAGGAGTACCGATAAATACAGCATTGGAACAATATGAACCTTTCAAGATAAATACTGATAGATTATATAATGGAAACTCTAATTACTTGACCTTTATGTGGCCAGGAATTATGGGGACGATTATGCAGCAAGTATTCTTGATTGTAATGGCACTTACTTTTGCCAAAGAGTTTGAAGAAGACTCGTTTGATGCATTGGCAAAACAAGCGAACCACAATCCTCTGATGCTTCTCACTGTGAAATCTATGCCTTATTGGTTGCTGGGCGTATTGCTTTGGGGTGTTTTACAATGGCAATTCTTCCCAATGTTTAATATGCCTACTATAGCTCATGAAGGAGCTTTATTCTTATTGGTTTGTGTATTTATGTTGTCACTCACAAGCATTGGTACACTTTTCAGTTGGATATTTCCTTCCCAATTGAAAGCAACAGAATTTTTGATGGTTATAGCTACGCCAAGTTTCATTTTATCGGGTTTCTCTTGGCCTCTTTCTGAAATGCCTTTAGCCATCCAATATGTTGCGAACTGCATCCCATTGACACATTTCCTTACAGGATTTAGAAAAGTTTTATTCTATGGAGCAAGGATTGATCAGATTACAATGGAAGTGACAAACCTTATGATTATAGGTCTTGTATCGGGGCTATTGTGTTTGCTTTTGGTTAGTTTAAAGACCAAAAGAATGATGAAACAAGAAAATAGTTAG
- a CDS encoding HlyD family secretion protein: protein MKKIYTILFAIAALTACQNTENETFFKGKLKREVYSVASKVPGRITELRVSEGQTVHKGDTLAMVDVPEAEAKLQQAEGAVAAAKAQYEMAFKGATKEQIEQVNAAYNAAKEQFGFAEKSLNRVKQMYDEKLITEQKYDEVHTKYLMAKAKLEGTEAKKEEVESGVRSEKQRMALGTLRRAEGALQEVNVALGERYLIAPADMTLETVALKVGELALPGYNIFVGYAKNETYFRFAMAEQDVANYKIGTKITVTPAFGEQKPIQGKLVSIKELSSYAARKSMNPNYEVDQSLYELKIVPTNFKETEGLLTNTTLILK from the coding sequence ATGAAAAAGATATATACAATCCTGTTCGCAATAGCAGCTTTGACAGCTTGTCAGAATACTGAAAATGAAACTTTCTTCAAAGGGAAATTAAAAAGAGAAGTGTATTCTGTTGCCTCTAAAGTTCCAGGTCGAATTACAGAGTTGAGAGTTTCTGAAGGGCAAACAGTTCATAAAGGAGATACCTTGGCTATGGTTGATGTACCAGAAGCAGAAGCAAAACTTCAACAAGCAGAAGGAGCGGTAGCTGCTGCAAAGGCTCAGTATGAAATGGCTTTTAAGGGTGCTACTAAAGAACAAATAGAGCAAGTAAACGCTGCTTATAATGCTGCCAAAGAACAATTCGGATTTGCAGAAAAAAGTCTGAATAGGGTGAAACAGATGTATGATGAAAAGCTCATCACAGAACAAAAGTATGATGAAGTACATACCAAATACTTGATGGCGAAAGCAAAATTAGAAGGGACTGAAGCAAAAAAAGAAGAAGTAGAAAGTGGTGTGCGTTCAGAAAAGCAGCGAATGGCTTTAGGTACACTTAGAAGAGCTGAAGGTGCTTTGCAAGAAGTGAATGTTGCATTGGGAGAACGTTATTTGATTGCGCCAGCAGATATGACTTTGGAGACTGTTGCACTGAAGGTTGGAGAATTAGCTTTGCCGGGCTATAACATTTTTGTGGGTTATGCTAAAAATGAAACGTATTTCCGTTTTGCAATGGCAGAGCAAGATGTCGCAAACTATAAAATAGGAACAAAGATTACGGTAACACCTGCTTTCGGAGAGCAGAAGCCAATTCAAGGAAAATTGGTAAGTATAAAAGAGCTTTCTAGTTATGCCGCACGTAAGTCTATGAACCCAAATTACGAAGTAGATCAGTCTTTGTATGAACTGAAAATTGTTCCTACAAACTTCAAAGAGACAGAAGGTCTGTTGACAAATACAACTCTAATCTTGAAGTAA
- a CDS encoding TolC family protein: MKKKGLWFLLVLLPMKLFAQELDRNFFVEKALERNYEIKIQKNKVKDAQIDSKKAKAMYIPKVGLSSAYLYTLNSLSMERDISEYQDGFNHLIENGGEAINGVMDGYQQYLQGAAAKDPNLAAALADPSTQALMGHTQGYFSQVGGELMGSLSGMFPSTLSLALNDQHLWFYDLHADMIIFSGGKIPALSKAAHEKSMALEAMVEKKEIDVIKETLDYYDRLAVVNQSLQVLADSRKRLDKQTEFAQKAVEVGLATSYDLNKIKIAEQEIKAKEIELKGSQSLLYAKLQQLTGIPVEEIRQVQPKLELWWVNIDETNTSARPEIRALDHSVMALEHKHHSEKAEYLPKAKAFAHVMHGGSDLTKIEPFAFVGVGLKWEIFDGTVRKKDIQKSQLELENMQAQKMHAEEMVALDLEKKYMEWQVSTQLVDLQEEKAEDAKEALVIRKRELENGLADTNQLLEAVTDFENARLDKIQTLHRQRVAAASLLEAMGTLDADHLQ; the protein is encoded by the coding sequence ATGAAAAAGAAAGGTTTATGGTTTTTGTTGGTTCTATTGCCAATGAAGCTATTCGCTCAAGAACTTGATCGTAACTTTTTTGTGGAGAAAGCACTCGAACGTAACTACGAAATCAAGATTCAGAAGAATAAAGTAAAGGATGCTCAGATTGATAGTAAAAAAGCAAAGGCAATGTACATTCCTAAAGTGGGCTTGTCTTCGGCTTATTTATATACACTGAACAGTTTGAGCATGGAACGAGATATCAGTGAATATCAGGATGGATTTAATCATTTGATTGAAAATGGAGGTGAAGCCATAAATGGTGTCATGGATGGGTATCAACAGTACCTTCAAGGAGCCGCAGCGAAAGACCCAAACTTAGCAGCAGCATTAGCTGACCCAAGTACACAGGCATTGATGGGACATACACAAGGTTATTTTTCTCAAGTGGGGGGAGAACTGATGGGAAGTTTGAGTGGTATGTTTCCTTCTACATTGTCATTAGCGCTGAACGACCAACACCTTTGGTTCTATGATCTTCATGCAGATATGATCATTTTTTCAGGAGGTAAAATCCCCGCATTATCTAAAGCAGCTCATGAAAAGTCTATGGCTTTAGAGGCAATGGTTGAAAAGAAAGAGATTGATGTGATCAAAGAGACACTTGATTACTATGACAGACTAGCGGTAGTTAATCAATCACTTCAAGTATTGGCAGACTCCCGAAAAAGATTGGACAAACAAACAGAATTTGCTCAAAAAGCAGTAGAAGTGGGTTTAGCTACAAGCTATGACTTGAATAAAATCAAGATTGCAGAACAGGAGATTAAAGCGAAAGAGATTGAGCTCAAAGGAAGTCAATCTTTATTATATGCAAAACTTCAACAGTTGACAGGAATTCCTGTAGAAGAAATTAGACAAGTACAACCCAAACTTGAGTTGTGGTGGGTAAATATAGATGAAACGAACACTTCAGCTCGTCCAGAAATTAGAGCATTAGATCATTCTGTAATGGCATTGGAACACAAACACCATTCAGAAAAAGCCGAATACTTACCAAAGGCAAAAGCTTTTGCTCATGTGATGCATGGTGGTTCAGACCTTACGAAGATTGAGCCATTTGCTTTTGTAGGAGTTGGTTTGAAATGGGAGATTTTTGACGGTACAGTTCGTAAAAAAGATATTCAAAAGTCTCAATTAGAGCTTGAAAATATGCAAGCTCAAAAAATGCATGCTGAAGAAATGGTCGCATTAGATTTAGAGAAGAAGTATATGGAATGGCAAGTGTCAACTCAGTTGGTTGATCTTCAAGAAGAGAAAGCTGAGGACGCTAAAGAAGCACTTGTTATTCGTAAACGTGAACTCGAAAATGGTCTAGCAGATACAAATCAGTTATTAGAAGCTGTGACTGATTTTGAAAATGCACGACTTGACAAAATTCAAACTTTACACCGTCAGCGAGTGGCAGCAGCATCTTTGCTAGAAGCAATGGGAACTTTAGATGCCGACCATTTACAATAA